aaaatgtttatattcttATCTGGATATCATCACAAAGATTTTGTGTACAGTGTTTGACTGTAGTAATATGTATGTTTCATTATAGTAAGTCCTTCTTGTCCTGTTGATTCTGTAGTCTTGGACTGTTCTGGCTGAGCCACTGGCGAGAGATCTGGTAGAAGAATCCAGGTGAATTTTGACACCACGTGGCTGCTGTAAGCTACACGATAAAACAGGACAAGTGTTTAGTAAACAAGTTGCAAATAGATTTTATATGTTGACTTTCAGGCAGACCTACAGTGGCCTAAATGAGGAAATCAAAAccagaaaataaaagcaaaagcaaatcaGAAAATACAACAGTAAAACCACAAACCCCATACGGAAATGCGATGTATTGCAAAGTACAGTGGTGGTCAAgcgtattaagacaacatatccCATCTGTTCTGCCCTCAGCGGTATCTGGTTACAGAGTTGTGCTAATTTTCTGAAACACTAGTGAAAAACATTGACAATGATACTCAGCTTCTGGAGCCATGGCCTGTGTCATCTCCAGACGTAAAGCAGGTAGAAACCTGATGGACAATGGTGAAGAAGCCAGTAGTCATCAAGAAAccattttttgcacatgatCTTTATGAAGCAATCAAACAGGCATGGAATGAGCGAGtgaaaccagagtactgcagatgtTTTTTTCGACTCTATGCCCAGCCAGATCCCACAGGTTTTTGAAGATTTAAGGACTTAAGACTTTAAAATTTAACTGAATATTAGTTTTGTAAAGCATTGcataaaatgacaaattatttatattaatttgtttcattattaaaaagcaattgagaatgtcattaaaacattgaatttcacttttgacTGAATATTTTTGCCCACCACTACATGTCCATATATCACATTTCTGTATGGGACCACACAACATCGGTTTTTATAGCTGTGtctcttgttgtttttttttttctttcaatttctAAATTCTGGTGTTGTTTGGTCTTAGTTTTGTTGTGGTGTTAACTATTTTACTATTGGATTTTAGTGCATTTATGTGTTTTGCACTTACATGCCATTGTTAGACccattttatctttttataaaacagACCTACCTTAGTTTGAATGAGTGCAGCAGGGACAATTTTAGGCTTCTCGATCCCAATATGAGGTAAATCAGTGTTCTGTAAATATAATGATCAAATTTTGCTTACTTCTGTTAATTTACTTGCATCTCCTACTGCTTTGAAATACTCTagaaaaaaattctcttttaaTACCATCAATTACAATCAAGATCCTTCATGTATCTTGTCTGTCATGTATCTTGTCTGGTCGTACTAGGTTGCATATTTGTCAAATTTGTCAAACTATTTAACCGTAGTAAACATTTAtgtactttattttttgtttacctGTAAAATGATAGATTGTTTGAGCTGTAGTGTGTCAGTGAGCTGCTGGTGGGAATGCAAGTTGAGTTTAGGACCAATGATTCTAGGAGACTTTGGCTCATGCAACAGCTCATGGTAAAAGCTGGAACCCTTTCTGGATGGAGAAAGAAGACAATAACAGAAATCACAAATCCAGTAATGTGCATAGTTTTTGATAGGTCTCAGGGCTTCCTGAAGGAGTGTTTGGGTCAAATTTATACCTGACCAGTTTATACCTGACCAGTTTATACCttaccagtttcagaggaatctatttttatttgttaggcCACACAGTGAACCATGTGAACGAGTGaggaacaggtgcagatgaagaCAGATGATGAGGCTGGTGATTAATATACTGGTAATGGTGACTGCTGAGTGGTTgtaacagatgagaggggaaatgaggttgctgctgagggtgttacataaacaaccaattttttaattttaaattgacattgtatctttaggcacttttgCTGCCAGTCGCAGTAAAAGATTTGTTACCATTTCTTCAGTTTAATCGtcataatttaatttcaattaatatGACAAAATGAGACATGTCTCATGccttttgcatagtactgtatatgtcctTTTGTGGTTTGTAAATAATCAAAGACTCTAATGTTTACACTAAATGCAACTTAGAATGGAAAATGTTTTGGCTAGAATTTTGTCTCAGATGGAACACAACATCCATTTCTGTATATATTTCAGCTTTCATGATACACTCATCATGTCTCACCTTGATAGTACTGCTGATGGATAaggtgtatgtgtggagttGTGCAGTAGCTGTGACAGTGGCAGGACATCCATCATGTCTGTGTCTCTCACAATCTCCTCAATGTGAAAGCAATCACAGATCACAGTCCAGGGATCATCACCTTGCTCTACCTGGACACGCACAAGTATTAAACATTCTTTCATGCACTTTGATTAAGGTCACTTCACATAAAGCAGCTTAAAtttagttagtttgttttattccaAATAGAGTTGAAATGAGTTTTAGATAGCGATAAAATATTCAATTTATTGGTGTTTTTATGGGCCTGACGAAATTTCCCCTTAGGTGTAGAAGTAGTGAATGAGCATTATTCTATTAAAAATGCTCAAACAATAAGGAAAACCGTCGTAACACATTGGAAAGATAATGGTTTCTAAATGGATTCTAAATGACTTCTAAATGGATTCTACTTTGAACCGTAATATCTTAATACACTAATGATGAATGAAACTTTCTGTTTTGTGCTGTCTATAATTTGCATTCTTCAAAGATTTTCCCCTTTCCAAGAATTACTACTGTGAATATAGAACATTGTGCTCATATTGTGCTGTACATTTTACACATAGTACTGTTATCCTTTCCTCTGAAAACATACTGTCT
This genomic stretch from Clarias gariepinus isolate MV-2021 ecotype Netherlands chromosome 13, CGAR_prim_01v2, whole genome shotgun sequence harbors:
- the si:dkey-229e3.2 gene encoding uncharacterized protein si:dkey-229e3.2 isoform X1; translated protein: MEDLTENDFERCEQFADWSTFSSEHWDVNHRDSAGFGDWGSFNEGLSEESASADLSSQEEQISGHEHKVEQGDDPWTVICDCFHIEEIVRDTDMMDVLPLSQLLHNSTHTPYPSAVLSRKGSSFYHELLHEPKSPRIIGPKLNLHSHQQLTDTLQLKQSIILQNTDLPHIGIEKPKIVPAALIQTKLTAATWCQNSPGFFYQISRQWLSQNSPRLQNQQDKKDLL
- the si:dkey-229e3.2 gene encoding uncharacterized protein si:dkey-229e3.2 isoform X2 — its product is MEDLTENDFERCEQFADWSTFSSEHWDVNHRDSAGFGDWGSFNEGLSEESASADLSSQEEQISGHEHKVEQGDDPWTVICDCFHIEEIVRDTDMMDVLPLSQLLHNSTHTPYPSAVLSRKGSSFYHELLHEPKSPRIIGPKLNLHSHQQLTDTLQLKQSIILQNTDLPHIGIEKPKIVPAALIQTKVSTCFTSGDDTGHGSRS